One Calliopsis andreniformis isolate RMS-2024a chromosome 9, iyCalAndr_principal, whole genome shotgun sequence genomic window carries:
- the LOC143183498 gene encoding LOW QUALITY PROTEIN: uncharacterized protein LOC143183498 (The sequence of the model RefSeq protein was modified relative to this genomic sequence to represent the inferred CDS: deleted 1 base in 1 codon; substituted 1 base at 1 genomic stop codon) — MAIIEKESESGTEAEGRRSMKGQREERLVGLNLVDWLRDTRAAAEGMRWRVRSQVYILLSVAERPIXTSESFVRIHKVDQFLFYEHRLESSPRSVKICVASITVTCVTDFHLNSSEFIWIINLQMFLIFDLLIKNLN, encoded by the exons GCACAGAAGCCGAAGGAAGAAGATCCATGAAAGGACAGAGGGAAGAGCGACTGGTGGGGTTGAACCTCGTGGATTGGCTGCGCGATACACGGGCTGCAGCCGAGGGGATGCGTTGGAGGGTGCGTTCTCAAGTATATATACTCCTGTCGGTGGCA GAGCGGCCGATCTAAACTTCCGAATCATTCGTCAGGATACACAAAGTTGATCAGTTTCTCTTCTACGAACATAGGCTAGAATCGAGTCCTCGATCGGTGA AAATTTGCGTTGCATCAATCACTGTGACGTGTGTAACTGATTTTCATCTGAACAGCTCTGAATTCATTTGGATCATCAATTTACAAATGTTCCTTATCTTTGATTTACTTATTAAAAAtctaaattaa
- the Npf gene encoding neuropeptide F, with product MQPYSNTIYLFLIVCILGTMIVKGEPEPMARPTRPEVISSPEEFRRYLGQVKDYYSLNGKARYGKRGDAFSSTLDANPAWNSVRAILAASQQTQEENFEKRIQEKSRFLRELDHFDDNKHVPRIDGRFCHLKDIVEKYYDDMQ from the exons ATGCAACCCTATTCGAACACTATTTATTTATTCCTTATCGTTTGCATTCTTGGAACTATGATTGTCAAAGGTGAACCTGAGCCTATGGCCAGACCAACTCGACCAGAGGTAATTTCAAGTCCAGAAGAATTCAGGAGATACTTAGGTCAGGTCAAAGATTATTACTCTCTTAATGGAAAAGCCAG GTATGGCAAAAGGGGAGATGCTTTTTCTTCCACATTGGACGCTAATCCCGCTTGGAATTCGGTAAGGGCAATCCTGGCAGCTTCTCAACAGACACAGGAAGAAAATTTCGAGAAAAGAATACAAGAGAAAAGTCGATTTCTTCGTGAACTTGATCATTTTGATGATAACAAGCATGTGCCAAGAATCGACGGTCGATTCTGTCATTTAAAAGACATAGTTGAAAAATATTACGACGATATGCAATAG
- the LOC143183499 gene encoding uncharacterized protein LOC143183499: MAESTEYEPCHRHSLSTWRQHDQSANGQPLFTRILIGSFFLREHDRYGEPCDTTDHYHARDISVPFSQSVVNSCERTVKGFCLAIIAILATTVGVFATEVPTTCPSEDPVNKTIHIAHESDCTKFYKCLIGKKHEMTCPEYKPGEKLCFNPKKQICDWPWNVKCCNETKHPLDPHCPTSDEETTALWPHPYSCNLYYTCKNGIKSLRSCNKGELFDSELLQCRPSHNVKCNEGITCPPAGSSEIVVIPHDCDCTKYYTCVDGELIRKHCPAGEKFDYIRRECILATEAVCNIGTTPVKCPVGEDKDIPHETDCSSYYRCKNGIKHLEHCRSGLYFDEIMGMCTWWENVDCGTRSSLTTSSLPGKDTTDEITLTECPLKGSHENVTLPHECSCVNYYLCKDSKAVLQQCEEGTVYDREKQACEDSKKVNCEKSTPELETTPIKVLTNIPTDVISITSLTNGPKDRCPPTGRVKIADETDCTAYWLCKNGEIVYHAWCQSGHFFNPQVAECDLITESSGCNGTVTPTQTTPTQTTPTETTPTETTPELDPDCLPLNCKGTIRFPDTSYCSKYIQCVDGRKETRMCPEGLKYNPEIEMCDLPQNVNCDMDPFQCTIDSAPGKTIPHECQCNMYYQCEQDRVIRKTCGINLNYDCVLKRCISKDRAVCCKSSDLSILRFGAAYLNNQNVTDLKELPLGNLYLKHLFFILFLLLTKKYLLFQSCMELIITGNMRLIVMETKLKVELRFASWSFSTYYYFLIDKSSNVHIPKTFYRDIICKSLLFVISYIDMLIFDIENLNGTISVRERAYNWSYQSLTSYTRATMNQFQIDKSYDIISRLKNLCQVTLFISYHLKKTLYSLLFVKFLCNINFEMYKNTLFSIEYQPFSKYTLQCYEYPVVKYHKKEEMTRQQINNVEKIKFSMSNTIIHIFLSCMSNIQLFRYYYELIDKQRKNIRFLFNHFLKLFSNFYYYKYNISDFKTKERTLKELIHLKIRIQEDISPKTLNAIISKTKSCIYLLAIFAIVTPTNILSDTVPTECPPGDPVGSEAVHLAHPTDCTKFYKCSHGNRYELNCPEYELGRRLYFNPQKQVCDWPSNIICSTLTTTTTITTTTTPTTTTTTPTTTTTTPTTTTTTPTTTTTTPTTTTTKPTTTTTTPTTTSTTTSTPPFNECNPLGSQCPSRGKCNLRDESGDCTAYYQCQNGQKFFRCCRPGHHFNPQVGECDTLPCSVPSTKCPTTLLLNYVNQHRVRY; encoded by the exons GATTTTGTCTGGCAATCATTGCCATTCTGGCAACAACAGTTGGTGTGTTTGCCACCGAAGTACCGACAACATGCCCATCGGAGGACCCTGTCAACAAAACAATTCATATTGCTCACGAGTCCGATTGCACCAAGTTTTACAAATGTTTGATAGGCAAAAAACACGAGATGACATGTCCAGAATACAAACCAGGAGAGAAATTGTGTTTCAACCCGAAAAAACAAATCTGCGATTGGCCGTGGAATGTGAAATGCTGTAACGAAACGAAACATCCATTAGATCCACATTGTCCTACGTCGGATGAAGAAACAACGGCTCTGTGGCCTCATCCCTATAGTTGTAACTTATACTATACATGCAAAAATGGTATAAAAAGTCTAAGATCCTGCAACAAAGGGGAGCTATTCGATTCCGAATTACTGCAATGTAGACCCTCGCATAATGTGAAATGTAACGAAGGTATTACGTGCCCTCCAGCAGGATCATCCGAGATCGTAGTCATACCACACGATTGCGATTGCACAAAATATTATACATGTGTCGATGGAGAGCTAATTCGAAAACATTGTCCTGCTGGTGAAAAGTTTGATTACATCCGAAGAGAGTGTATTTTAGCTACAGAAGCGGTGTGTAATATCGGGACCA CGCCGGTAAAATGTCCTGTGGGTGAAGATAAAGACATTCCACATGAAACGGACTGCAGCTCTTATTATAGGTGTAAAAATGGCATAAAACACTTGGAACATTGTAGAAGTGGATTATATTTCGATGAAATAATGGGTATGTGTACTTGGTGGGAGAACGTCGATTGTGGTACAAGAAGTTCGTTAACTACTTCATCTTTGCCTGGTAAAGATACAACCGATGAAATTACTCTAACAGAATGCCCATTAAAGGGATCTCATGAAAATGTGACATTACCACATGAATGCTCTTGCGTTAACTATTACCTCTGTAAAGATAGCAAAGCAGTCCTTCAACAATGCGAAGAAGGAACTGTATATGATCGCGAGAAGCAAGCTTGCGAGGATTCGAAAAAAGTCAACTGTGAGAAATCTACTCCTGAATTAGAAACAACCCCCATTAAGGTTCTAACGAATATTCCAACAGATGTTATAAGCATTACTTCGTTAACTAATGGTCCAAAGGATCGTTGTCCACCTACAGGACGAGTGAAGATCGCCGATGAAACTGACTGCACAGCGTATTGGCTATGTAAAAATGGTGAGATAGTGTATCATGCATGGTGTCAATCCGGCcattttttcaatcctcaagtcgcaGAGTGCGACCTTATTACCGAGAGCTCAGGCTGTAATGGAACGGTTACCCCCACACAAACTACCCCCACACAAACTACCCCCACAGAAACTACCCCCACAGAAACTACCCCAGAATTAGACCCGGACTGTCTTCCATTAAACTGTAAGGGTACAATTCGTTTCCCTGATACATCATATTGTTCGAAATATATTCAGTGTGTAGACGGCCGGAAGGAAACACGGATGTGTCCTGAAGGACTTAAATATAATCCAGAGATAGAAATGTGCGATCTACCGCAAAACGTGAATTGCGATATGGATCCGTTTCAATGTACGATCGATTCAGCTCCAGGAAAAACGATACCGCATGAGTGTCAATGTAATATGTATTATCAGTGCGAACAGGACCGAGTAATCCGTAAGACATGCGGTATTAACTTAAATTACGATTGCGTATTAAAAAGGTGCATCAGTAAGGATAGAGCTGTATGTTGCAAGTCCTCGGATTTGTCCATTTTGCGATTCGGAGCTGCTTA TCTTAACAACCAAAATGTAACAGATCTAAAAGAATTACCTCTAGGAAACTT GTACTTgaaacatttattttttattctgttcCTTTTACTGACTAAAAAGTATCTACTCT TTCAATCATGTATGGAACTAATCATAACGGGAAACATGAGACTAATAGTAATGGAAACTAAACTCAAAGTTGAATTACGTTTCGCATCGTGGTCGTTTAGTACGTACTACTACTTT TTGATCGACAAATCAAGTAACGTCCATATACCAAAAACGTTCTATCGCGATATAATATGTAAATCG CTGCTCTTTGTTATCTCTTACATTGATATGCTGATTTTCGATATAGAAAACTTGAATGGCACTATAT CTG TACGTGAACGTGCATACAACTGGTCGTATCAAAGCTTAACATCATAT ACACGTGCCACTATGAACCAATTTCAAATTGATAAGAGCTACGATATC ATCAGCAGGCTGAAAAATTTGTGTCAAGTTACATTATTTATCTCGTACCACCTTAAAAAAACATTATACAGTCTGCTATTTGTCAAGTTCCTGTGTAATATTAATTTTGAAATGTACAAAAATACACTTTTTTCAATCGAATACCAACCATTTTCGAAGTACACGCTTCAGTGT TATGAATACCCTGTCGTAAAATATCATAAAAAAGAAGA AATGACACGACAACAAA TAAATAACGTTGAGAAGATCAAATTTTCAATGAGCAACACGATAATCCACATATTCC TTTCGTGTATGTCAAAT ATTCAATTATTTCGTTACTATTATGAACT CATTGATAAACAAAGAAAA aatATACGATTTTTATTTAACCACTTTTTGAAACTTTTTTCGAATTTCTATTATTACA AGTATAATATCAGTGACTTTAAG acAAAAGAAAGGACATTAAAAGAACTtattcacttaaaaataagaattCAAGAAGACATAAGTCCAAAAACTTTAAATGCTATAATCTCGAAAACAAAATCAT GTATATATCTCTTGGCAATTTTTGCCATAGTAACACCGACTAATATTCTATCCGACACAGTGCCAACAGAATGTCCTCCAGGAGATCCAGTAGGATCAGAAGCAGTTCATTTGGcgcatccaacagattgcaccaAGTTTTACAAGTGCTCTCACGGAAATCGTTATGAATTGAATTGCCCAGAATATGAACTCGGTAGAAGGCTATATTTTAATCCGCAAAAACAAGTTTGCGATTGGCCGTCGAACATAATCTGTTCAACTTTAACTACCACTACAACAATAACTACTACCACTACACCAACAACTACTACCACTACACCAACAACTACTACCACTACACCAACAACTACTACCACTACACCAACAACTACTACCACTACACCAACAACTACTACCACTAAACCAACAACTACCACCACTACACCAACAACTACATCAACTACTACATCCACCCCACCTTTCAATGAGTGTAATCCACTAGGATCGCAGTGTCCATCACGTGGCAAATGCAATTTACGCGATGAGTCTGGTGATTGTACGGCTTATTACCAATGCCAAAATGGTCAAAAGTTCTTTCGGTGTTGTCGTCCTGGACATCACTTCAACCCTCAGGTTGGAGAGTGCGATACCTTACCTTGCTCTGTACCATCTACCAAATGTCCAACCACCTTATTACTAAACTATGTAAACCAACATCGTGTAAGATACTAA